A region of Tunicatimonas pelagia DNA encodes the following proteins:
- a CDS encoding helix-turn-helix transcriptional regulator, giving the protein MAHAFLFSCAMENQEKLNEMVGSRIRQARLNLNYTQSDVAERVEIDITHYSRIERGKSNPSLLVAYRICQLLQISLDDLFTD; this is encoded by the coding sequence ATGGCCCATGCTTTCCTGTTTTCTTGTGCTATGGAAAACCAGGAAAAGCTAAATGAGATGGTCGGGAGTCGGATCAGGCAGGCAAGGCTAAACCTCAATTATACCCAGTCTGATGTTGCCGAACGCGTTGAGATCGACATTACCCATTACTCCCGCATCGAACGTGGTAAAAGCAACCCGAGCCTGCTGGTAGCCTACCGTATCTGCCAACTATTGCAGATTAGCCTGGATGACCTGTTCACTGATTGA